The stretch of DNA TGTGTTGCATATAGGCTTGAACGACCGGCAGCGAATACCGCGCGACGAGTTCTTGCAGCAGGTTCACGCCATTGTTATTAGCGGCAACTTGCGCGGCGACATCGGATAGGTTTTCCGTCACCGCGCGGGTGGGGTAGGGGGCGCTCGTGAGGAGTTCACGTAATTCTGCTTCACGAAACTCGCCAGCATCGACGAGTTTGAAATTGCGGATCAACACCCCCTCTTCGCTCAAGCGTTTAGAAAACGGGGGAAGACTGCCGGGGATGATGCCGCCGATTTCCGCATGATGCGCGCGGCTGGCGGTGAAGAACAACAACTCTCTCGTGTCGGTGTTGTGCACGGGTGTGACAACGGTCACATCGGGCAGATGCGAGCCGCCGCGATAGGGATCGTTTGTAACAAAAACGTCGCCGGGTGAGATTTGCGGATTGTCGGCGATAATGCGGCGCACGGTTTCGCTCATCGCTCCCAGGTGGACCGGGATGTGCGGAGCATTGACGACGAGGTCACCCGTGGGGGAAAAGACCGCACAACTAAAATCGAGACGTTCCTTGACGTTCGTCGAAAACGAGGTCCGCTGCAACGTGATGCCCATTTGTTCGGCGATCGAGGCGAAGAGGTTGTTGAAGATCTCCAGCATCACCGGGTCGGCATTGGCGCTGATGTGTTCTTCGGTTTGTCCCTGACTGTCGTTGATCACAATCTCGCCGCGCGCGGTGATCTGTGCGGTGAAACCGGGGTCAATGACGACCGTAGAGGTTGGTTCGCACACAATCGCCGGGCCGGTCAGTTGGTCGCCGGCACGTAATTCGCCGCGCTCAAAGACTGCCGTTTCCAGTGGTTGTCCGTCGAACCATGTTTTCGTGGTTTCGCTGGGCGTGGGATGCCGTGCGACGACGTCGGACAAATCCTCGGGTGGATCGGGGGTGGTGCCGATGACTTCGACGCGAGCGGCGGTGATCTCGATGCCGCGGCCGGTATGGACGTAGCCATAGAGGCGGCGGTGTAGTTCCTCATAGGCGCGGGCATAGTCACCGTCGGGTGGGGAAAGGACGTTAATTGTCGATTCGACACCTTGATAGCGAAGGTCGAGCGAGCGGAGTGGTGCTTGGATTTGTGCAGCGGCAATTCCTTCGGCCAGCACTTCGTCGCGTGCTTGACCTTCCAATTCGGCGAACAACGGTTCGAGTTGTTGCAGCTGTTCTTGCGAATAGGCTTTGAGTACCGAGCGTTCGGCAAAACGGCGGACGTCGGCCAAGCCGATTCCATAGGCGCTTAGAATTCCGGCCAGCGGGTGAATGAGCACGTTCCGCATGCCGAGTGAGCGGGCAATGGCACAGGCATGTTGTGCGCCGGCCCCGCCAAAGGAGACCAACACGTAGTCACGCGGATCGTAACCTTTGGCGACAGAGATATTGCGAATCGGGCGGACCATGTTGGCATTGGCTACCCGCAAGAAACCGTCTGCCAATTCGATGGGTGTATACCGCGTCCCGGTGGCGGATTGGGCGATTCTTTCGCAGAGGGCTGTGAGTTTGTGTTGGACGATGTCCTGATCCAGCGGAAAGGGGAATTTAGCAGGCAGGATTTTACCGAGAAATAGATTCACATCGGTGACCGTCAACGGCCCGCCGCGTCCGTAACAAGCAGGGCCAGGGGATGCTCCGGCGCTCTCGGGGCCGACGGTCAGTTTGACGCCGTCAAAATCGCAGATGCTCCCGCCGCCGGCAGCGACGGTTTCGATGGCCAGCATGGGAGCGACAACCCGCACGCCCGCTTTTTGTGTTTCAAATTCCAATTCATGACGTCCGTCAAACCGCGACACATCGGTGCTGGTGCCCCCCATGTCGAAGCCGATCGATTTTTCAAAACCTGCACGCTGGGCAACGCGGGAAAAACCAATCACGCCCCCCGCTGGTCCCGAAAGAATACTGTCTTTCCCCACAAAGCGATCCGCGTCGACCAGTCCGCCGGCGGAGGTCATGTTTTTTAAGGGAGCATTTCCCAAACATCGTCGCAATTCGCGAATGTATTGCCGCAAAATTGGATTCAAATAGGCATCGACAACCGTAGTATCGCCGCGGGAGACAATTTTAATGAGCGGGGAAAGGCGGCTAGAGACGCTGATTTCATCGAAGCCGATTTCGCTGGCAATCCGTGCCACGATTTCTTCGTGCTTCGATTGGGCGAAGGCATGCATGAAACAGATGGCGATCGATTCCACGCCGGTCGCTTTGAGAGCGGTCAGTTGTTCCCGCACCTGGGTTTCATCGAGCGGGACAAGCACGTTGCCGTCGACGTCGAGCCGCTCATTGATTTGTACCACTTCCTCAAACAGCGGACTGGGCTTTTGAATGGCTAGGTCAAACAACCGTGGCCGGTCTTGATTGGCGATCAATAGAATGTCGCCAAATCCGGCGGTCGTCACAAAACCGGTACGTGCCCCTTGTCGTGTCAGTAGCGCATTGGTCCCGCGTGTGGTGCCCAAACGGACAGAGACTTCGGGAATGGGATCGCCGAGACCGACGCCTAATAAGTAGCGAATCGCCACGATCGGCGATTCTTCGCCGCCGGTCAATTCGTAGTTCGTGCCTGGAACGATATCCGCAGGGAGTGTTTGCTGCAGAGTGAGCCGTCCGGTCGAGTTCTCGAATTCATCGATGACGCCGACATGCATCGCTGCGCCGCTGTCGTCGAGAAAGCGAATCTCGTAACCGTTCCAAAACCCTGGCGGATCATCGCTGCGACCGGGATCAACAAAGCTCGACGCACCGTCGGCCGCATCGACACGCCCCTTGGTGACGCCGCTGCTGAGCAACTTGAGCTGCAACAACTTCCCATCAGGATCCCGCGCAATACAATCGGTAAAGGTCCCACCGACATCAATCCAAAATTCCCAGGAAGGCATAGTTGAGCTTCAATATTGGTAAAGGAGGGGACAGGCTCGAGGAGACAGGCATGAGGGAAAGGTTCGGCGCGTACTGCCTACCGCCTACTGCCCTCTGTCTACTATTCTCTGGCCACCGGCCACTCGCCATCGGCCACTTTTTCAATCAAGCATACAGTTTCGCCACGTAGTCCCCATAGCCGTTGTAGATAACCGTATCGTAGCGCGTGGCTTGCGACGGGAGCATCCATTCGGTGGCTTGTGACCAGCGCGGGTGGGGGACTTCCGGATTGACGTTGGCGGTGAAACCGTATTCTTGCGGTCCGAGCGTATTCCAAAAAGTCGCTGGCTGTTTGTCGGTCAGCGTGATTCGCACGATCGATTTGCAGCTCTTGAAACCATACTTCCAGGGGACGACCAAACGAATCGGCGCGCCGTGTTGTTTGGCGAGCGGT from Symmachiella dynata encodes:
- a CDS encoding hydantoinase B/oxoprolinase family protein, with the translated sequence MPSWEFWIDVGGTFTDCIARDPDGKLLQLKLLSSGVTKGRVDAADGASSFVDPGRSDDPPGFWNGYEIRFLDDSGAAMHVGVIDEFENSTGRLTLQQTLPADIVPGTNYELTGGEESPIVAIRYLLGVGLGDPIPEVSVRLGTTRGTNALLTRQGARTGFVTTAGFGDILLIANQDRPRLFDLAIQKPSPLFEEVVQINERLDVDGNVLVPLDETQVREQLTALKATGVESIAICFMHAFAQSKHEEIVARIASEIGFDEISVSSRLSPLIKIVSRGDTTVVDAYLNPILRQYIRELRRCLGNAPLKNMTSAGGLVDADRFVGKDSILSGPAGGVIGFSRVAQRAGFEKSIGFDMGGTSTDVSRFDGRHELEFETQKAGVRVVAPMLAIETVAAGGGSICDFDGVKLTVGPESAGASPGPACYGRGGPLTVTDVNLFLGKILPAKFPFPLDQDIVQHKLTALCERIAQSATGTRYTPIELADGFLRVANANMVRPIRNISVAKGYDPRDYVLVSFGGAGAQHACAIARSLGMRNVLIHPLAGILSAYGIGLADVRRFAERSVLKAYSQEQLQQLEPLFAELEGQARDEVLAEGIAAAQIQAPLRSLDLRYQGVESTINVLSPPDGDYARAYEELHRRLYGYVHTGRGIEITAARVEVIGTTPDPPEDLSDVVARHPTPSETTKTWFDGQPLETAVFERGELRAGDQLTGPAIVCEPTSTVVIDPGFTAQITARGEIVINDSQGQTEEHISANADPVMLEIFNNLFASIAEQMGITLQRTSFSTNVKERLDFSCAVFSPTGDLVVNAPHIPVHLGAMSETVRRIIADNPQISPGDVFVTNDPYRGGSHLPDVTVVTPVHNTDTRELLFFTASRAHHAEIGGIIPGSLPPFSKRLSEEGVLIRNFKLVDAGEFREAELRELLTSAPYPTRAVTENLSDVAAQVAANNNGVNLLQELVARYSLPVVQAYMQHIQDAADHKMRMALAAIPDGDYAHTDHLDDGSPIAVNITITGETATVDFTGTGPVLDGNLNANRGIVTAAVLYVFRCLIAEDIPLNSGVLNPVEIILPECLLNPPEHDDPAQCAAMVGGNVETSSRVVDALFGALKVAAASQGTMNNLTFGDDQFGYYETICGGSGATPDADGADAVHTHMTNTRMTDPEVIERRYPVRLHEFSVRRGSGGTGRHRGGDGIVRRIEFLRPLQVSLLTERRGPYPPFGLQGGEPGALGENTLQQKSTGLSEDLGGKVQLSVAAGDILTIKTPGGGGFGESK